A window of Akkermansiaceae bacterium genomic DNA:
ACGCAAGGGAGGAATCCATCGATGAGAAGTTAGCTCGGAGGTTTACATGTCCCAAGTGTTCCTCCACGGGGGCGGAATCTAAGCGAATAGCCACTACGGGAACTGGTTTATCTAAGATGTTAGACATACAGCACAACACGTATATTTCCCTTTCTTGTCGCAAGTGTGGTTTCACAGAGTTTTATGATGCCGATATGCTTCGTGACAGCTCTGTGGCAGGAACGCTACTAGACATTTTCATCGATTAATCCAAAAAATGTGGCCGAACAAGGCGCTTCATCCGACCGTTAACCGTCCGTGAGTTTGTTGCGGGCGGCTTGCTTATTACCATTTCAGGTTTTCGA
This region includes:
- a CDS encoding zinc ribbon domain-containing protein, giving the protein MWKCDTCGEEHEDQFTSCWKCSADEGESPGVGVSPETYAREESIDEKLARRFTCPKCSSTGAESKRIATTGTGLSKMLDIQHNTYISLSCRKCGFTEFYDADMLRDSSVAGTLLDIFID